In one uncultured Devosia sp. genomic region, the following are encoded:
- a CDS encoding Gfo/Idh/MocA family oxidoreductase: MAENGAKRIRLGMVGGGTGAFIGYVHRVASRIDGDYELVAGALSSRPEVARESGRNLGLADDRIYTSYEEMAQAEAARPEGIQAVSIVTPNHMHYGPAKAFLEAGIHVICDKPITSTIEDARKLAEIKPKNGAKFLLTHNYTGYPLVRQARELVASGALGKIRVVQAEYPQDWLAEPVEQAGNAPGAEWRTDPARSGAGGAIGDIGTHAYNLLRFVTGLKTDSVAADLTSFVPGRRLDDNVNIMLRFDGGAKGMLWASQVAVGCENGLQLRVYGEKAGLEWRQDNPNYMWFTEFGKPRQLLTRGGSITGSPASSMNIRIPSGHPEGYLEAFATLYSQFAAVIRGEGADYEGLLPSLADGVEGMQFIMASVQSSQNDGKWTKLSDV; encoded by the coding sequence ATGGCTGAAAACGGCGCAAAGCGCATTCGCCTGGGCATGGTTGGCGGCGGCACGGGAGCCTTCATCGGCTACGTGCACCGCGTGGCCTCCCGCATCGATGGCGACTATGAACTCGTGGCCGGCGCCCTGTCGTCGCGCCCCGAGGTCGCCAGGGAATCCGGCCGCAATCTCGGCCTGGCCGACGACCGCATCTATACCTCCTACGAGGAAATGGCCCAGGCCGAGGCCGCCCGCCCGGAGGGTATCCAGGCGGTCTCCATCGTCACGCCCAACCACATGCATTATGGTCCGGCCAAGGCCTTCCTCGAAGCCGGCATCCACGTCATCTGCGACAAGCCGATCACCTCGACGATCGAAGACGCCCGCAAGCTGGCCGAGATCAAGCCCAAGAACGGCGCCAAATTTCTTCTGACCCACAACTACACTGGCTATCCGCTGGTGCGGCAGGCCCGCGAGCTGGTCGCTTCGGGCGCCCTGGGCAAGATCCGCGTCGTTCAGGCCGAATATCCGCAGGATTGGCTGGCCGAGCCGGTCGAACAGGCCGGCAATGCACCGGGCGCCGAATGGCGCACCGATCCGGCCCGCTCCGGCGCCGGCGGCGCCATCGGCGATATCGGCACCCACGCCTATAACCTGCTGCGCTTCGTCACCGGCCTCAAGACCGATTCCGTCGCCGCCGACCTCACCAGCTTCGTGCCAGGCCGCCGCCTCGACGACAACGTCAACATCATGCTGCGCTTCGATGGCGGCGCCAAGGGCATGCTCTGGGCTAGCCAGGTGGCCGTCGGCTGCGAAAACGGCCTTCAGCTCCGCGTTTATGGCGAAAAGGCCGGTCTCGAATGGCGCCAGGACAATCCCAACTACATGTGGTTCACCGAATTCGGCAAACCCAGGCAGTTGCTGACCCGCGGCGGCTCCATCACCGGCTCGCCCGCCTCGTCCATGAATATCCGCATCCCCTCGGGTCACCCGGAAGGCTATCTCGAAGCCTTCGCCACGCTCTACTCGCAATTCGCCGCCGTCATCCGCGGCGAGGGCGCCGACTATGAAGGCCTGTTGCCCTCGCTGGCCGACGGTGTCGAAGGCATGCAGTTCATCATGGCCTCGGTCCAGTCCAGCCAGAACGATGGCAAGTGGACCAAGCTCAGCGACGTCTGA
- a CDS encoding sugar phosphate isomerase/epimerase — MRTIKGPAIFLAQFAGDTAPFNSFDSICGWAADLGYKGVQVPTGVGAMFDLEKAATSKTYADEIAGVAAKHGIQITELSTHLQGHLVAAHPVYDTLLDGFAPKEVHGNAQARQEWAVQQMLWAAQASKNFGLTEHATFSGALAWPFLYPFPQRPAGLVDEAFDELARRWTPILNAFDEAGVDVCYEIHPGEDLHDGATFEMFLDKVKNHPRANLLYDPSHFVLQQLDYLDYIDIYHERIKMFHVKDAEFNPTGRQGVYGGYQSWINRAGRFRSLGDGQVDFASIFSKMAQYDFAGWAVLEWECAIKHPEDGAREGAEFIKNHIIRVTEKAFDDFAASGTDQAANRKMLGLS; from the coding sequence ATGCGGACTATCAAGGGCCCAGCGATTTTCCTGGCACAGTTTGCCGGCGACACGGCGCCGTTCAATTCCTTCGATTCCATCTGCGGCTGGGCTGCGGACCTCGGCTACAAGGGCGTCCAGGTTCCGACCGGCGTCGGCGCCATGTTCGATCTCGAAAAGGCCGCCACCTCCAAGACCTATGCCGATGAAATCGCCGGCGTCGCCGCCAAGCACGGCATCCAGATCACCGAGCTCTCGACTCATCTGCAAGGTCACCTCGTCGCCGCCCACCCGGTTTACGACACGCTGCTCGACGGCTTTGCGCCCAAGGAAGTCCATGGCAATGCTCAGGCGCGCCAGGAATGGGCCGTGCAGCAGATGCTCTGGGCCGCCCAGGCGTCGAAGAACTTCGGCCTCACCGAACACGCGACCTTCTCGGGCGCGCTGGCCTGGCCCTTCCTCTATCCCTTCCCGCAGCGTCCGGCAGGCCTGGTCGACGAAGCCTTCGACGAGCTCGCGCGCCGCTGGACGCCCATTCTCAATGCTTTCGATGAAGCCGGCGTCGACGTCTGCTACGAAATCCACCCCGGCGAAGACCTGCATGATGGCGCCACCTTCGAGATGTTCCTCGACAAGGTGAAGAACCACCCGCGCGCCAATCTGCTCTATGATCCGAGCCATTTCGTGCTGCAGCAGCTCGATTATCTCGATTACATCGACATCTACCACGAGCGCATCAAGATGTTCCACGTCAAGGATGCCGAGTTCAATCCGACCGGCCGCCAAGGCGTCTATGGCGGTTATCAGAGCTGGATCAACCGGGCAGGGCGCTTCCGTTCGCTCGGCGATGGTCAGGTCGATTTTGCCTCCATCTTCTCCAAGATGGCGCAATATGATTTTGCCGGTTGGGCCGTGCTCGAATGGGAATGCGCCATCAAGCATCCCGAGGATGGTGCCCGCGAAGGCGCCGAATTCATCAAGAACCACATCATTCGCGTCACCGAGAAGGCCTTCGACGATTTCGCGGCCTCAGGCACCGACCAGGCTGCCAATCGCAAGATGCTGGGCCTGAGCTAA
- a CDS encoding Gfo/Idh/MocA family oxidoreductase codes for MAKTYGVGIMGAGNISSAYLKLAPLFKGLEVRAVADILPAAAQKRAEEFGVAAQTPDELLKNSELDIIVNLTIPATHYSVSMDIVSAGKHAYSEKPFVLTLEEGMALKKAADDRGLRVGSAPDTFLGGAHQQARAIIDSGKLGKIMSGTTHVMSRGMEHWHPNPDFFFQVGAGPILDIGPYYVADLIHLLGPVKRVSAFTNMARTEREVTAEGPYKGTFVKVGTPTTIHGILEFHSGAIITIGASWDVASHGHHNIELYGTDGSLYVPDPNFFGGDLVSTDIAGTKTKVEPWDHPFGKINQDADGENPRANYRTAGLADMMASIEGGYRARCGLDVALHAVDVMTSLLKAGESGQVLTLSTTCERPLALSPADAQALLK; via the coding sequence ATGGCAAAGACCTATGGCGTCGGCATCATGGGTGCCGGCAATATTTCGAGCGCCTATCTCAAGCTCGCGCCACTGTTCAAGGGCCTCGAAGTGCGGGCCGTGGCTGACATTCTTCCCGCGGCCGCACAGAAGCGTGCCGAGGAATTCGGTGTCGCCGCCCAGACGCCCGATGAACTGCTCAAGAACAGCGAGCTCGACATCATCGTCAACCTGACGATCCCGGCGACCCATTATTCGGTCTCCATGGACATCGTCTCGGCTGGCAAGCACGCCTATTCCGAAAAGCCCTTCGTGCTGACGCTGGAAGAAGGCATGGCGCTCAAGAAGGCTGCCGATGATCGCGGCCTGCGCGTTGGTTCTGCCCCCGACACTTTCCTCGGTGGCGCCCATCAGCAGGCTCGCGCCATCATCGACTCGGGCAAGCTCGGCAAGATCATGAGCGGCACCACCCACGTCATGAGCCGCGGCATGGAGCACTGGCATCCCAATCCGGACTTTTTCTTCCAGGTTGGCGCCGGCCCGATCCTCGACATCGGACCCTATTATGTCGCCGACCTGATCCACCTGCTGGGTCCGGTAAAACGCGTTTCCGCCTTCACCAACATGGCCCGCACCGAGCGCGAAGTGACCGCCGAAGGCCCCTACAAGGGTACCTTCGTCAAGGTCGGCACGCCCACCACCATCCATGGCATTCTCGAATTCCATTCGGGTGCCATCATCACCATCGGCGCCAGCTGGGACGTGGCCAGCCACGGCCACCACAATATCGAGCTCTATGGCACGGATGGCTCGCTCTATGTCCCCGATCCGAACTTCTTCGGCGGCGACCTCGTGAGCACCGACATTGCCGGCACCAAGACCAAGGTTGAGCCCTGGGATCACCCCTTCGGCAAGATCAACCAGGATGCCGACGGCGAAAACCCGCGCGCCAACTATCGCACAGCTGGCCTCGCTGACATGATGGCTTCGATCGAGGGCGGCTATCGTGCCCGCTGCGGTCTCGACGTGGCCCTCCATGCCGTGGATGTGATGACCAGCCTGCTCAAGGCCGGCGAAAGCGGGCAGGTCCTGACCCTGTCCACCACCTGCGAGCGCCCGCTGGCCCTCAGCCCGGCCGATGCACAGGCGCTGCTGAAGTAG
- a CDS encoding sugar phosphate isomerase/epimerase, which produces MTTLSFQLYSARNYPNQAEFLAKLGELGYTQVEGFGGLYGDAEGLAATLKKNGLSMPTGHFGPAQAADVSTTLKTAETLGIKKIIVPHIGPEGRSDDESKWLELAETLAGHAETYKKHGYGFGWHNHDFEFVPTTSGRTPMEIILETAPDIEWECDVAWVVRGKADPIAWFDRYGSRITAVHVKDIAPAGENLDEDGWADVGHGTLDWDNLIGKVQAKTKAEYFVAEHDKPSDEVRFATRSIATASKWK; this is translated from the coding sequence ATGACCACTCTGTCATTCCAGCTTTACAGCGCTCGCAACTATCCCAACCAAGCCGAATTCCTCGCCAAGCTGGGTGAGCTTGGTTACACTCAGGTCGAGGGTTTTGGCGGCCTTTACGGCGATGCCGAGGGCCTTGCTGCCACGCTGAAGAAGAACGGCCTCTCCATGCCCACCGGCCATTTTGGCCCGGCCCAGGCCGCCGATGTTTCGACCACGCTCAAGACCGCCGAAACGCTGGGCATCAAGAAGATCATCGTCCCCCATATCGGCCCCGAAGGCCGCAGCGACGACGAGAGCAAGTGGCTCGAACTGGCCGAAACGCTGGCCGGTCATGCCGAGACCTACAAGAAGCACGGCTACGGCTTCGGCTGGCACAATCACGACTTTGAATTCGTGCCGACCACCTCGGGCCGCACCCCGATGGAGATCATCCTCGAAACCGCGCCCGATATCGAATGGGAATGCGACGTCGCCTGGGTCGTGCGCGGCAAGGCCGATCCGATCGCCTGGTTCGACCGCTACGGCAGCCGCATCACCGCCGTCCATGTCAAGGACATCGCCCCGGCCGGGGAAAACCTCGATGAAGACGGCTGGGCCGACGTCGGCCACGGCACGCTTGATTGGGACAATCTGATCGGCAAGGTACAGGCCAAGACCAAGGCTGAGTATTTCGTCGCCGAACACGACAAACCGTCCGACGAAGTGCGTTTCGCAACGCGCTCGATCGCAACCGCCAGCAAGTGGAAGTAA
- a CDS encoding ABC transporter ATP-binding protein: protein MQTSVSIKDLSLNFGSVKVLEHLNLDIAQGEFIVLLGPSGCGKSTLLNCIAGLLEVSDGQIFINGKNVTWKEPKDRGIGMVFQSYALYPQMTVEKNLSFGLRVAGMPKDEIKARVERAAEILQIGPLLQRKPANLSGGQRQRVAIGRALVRDVDVFLFDEPLSNLDAKLRSDLRVEIKRLHQRLKNTMIYVTHDQIEALTLADRIAIMKNGVIQQLADPHVIYNKPTNLYVAGFIGSPSMNFLSGNLQGEIFTADDGTKIPVGAYDFAAPAPGSAKAVLGVRPEHIFLGDAANAMPFKTPAEIEIVEPMGSETLAWTKVAGIPVTFRCSSDIPLAVGDKVTIGFDIARGSLFDAQSENRL from the coding sequence ATGCAGACCAGCGTTTCCATCAAAGACCTTTCGCTCAACTTCGGTAGCGTCAAGGTTCTCGAACACCTCAATCTCGATATTGCCCAGGGCGAGTTCATCGTCCTGCTCGGGCCCTCCGGCTGTGGCAAGTCGACCCTGCTCAACTGCATTGCCGGCCTGCTCGAAGTCTCCGACGGCCAGATCTTCATCAATGGCAAGAACGTCACCTGGAAGGAGCCCAAGGACCGCGGCATCGGCATGGTGTTCCAGTCCTACGCGCTCTATCCGCAGATGACGGTCGAAAAGAACCTCAGCTTCGGCCTGCGCGTCGCCGGCATGCCCAAGGACGAGATCAAGGCCCGCGTCGAGCGCGCCGCCGAAATCCTCCAGATCGGCCCGCTCCTCCAGCGCAAGCCGGCCAATCTCTCCGGTGGCCAGCGCCAGCGCGTCGCCATCGGCCGTGCCCTGGTGCGCGACGTCGATGTGTTCCTCTTCGACGAACCGCTCTCCAACCTCGACGCCAAGCTCCGCTCGGACCTGCGTGTCGAGATCAAGCGGCTGCATCAGCGTCTCAAGAACACCATGATCTACGTGACTCACGACCAGATCGAGGCGCTGACCCTGGCCGACCGCATCGCCATCATGAAGAACGGCGTCATCCAGCAGCTGGCCGACCCGCATGTCATCTACAACAAGCCGACCAATCTCTATGTCGCCGGCTTCATCGGGTCACCCTCGATGAATTTCTTGTCGGGCAACCTGCAGGGCGAGATCTTTACCGCCGACGACGGCACCAAGATCCCAGTTGGCGCCTATGACTTCGCCGCGCCAGCACCCGGCTCGGCCAAGGCCGTGCTCGGCGTTCGTCCGGAACACATCTTCCTGGGCGACGCAGCAAACGCCATGCCGTTCAAGACCCCGGCCGAGATCGAGATCGTCGAGCCGATGGGATCGGAAACCCTGGCCTGGACCAAGGTCGCCGGCATTCCGGTCACCTTCCGCTGCAGCAGCGACATCCCGCTCGCCGTTGGCGACAAGGTGACCATCGGCTTCGACATCGCCCGCGGCTCGCTCTTCGACGCCCAAAGCGAGAACCGTCTCTAG
- a CDS encoding carbohydrate ABC transporter permease produces the protein MAGSPSVANDDVVEARGPRPKPFFTPKKIMLYTALVFFSLYYLFPLYVMLTTSLKTMPEIRFGNIFALPQAPNFDAWVKAWTSACTGLNCQGLSPGFWNSVKITIPSTIVSIFIAAVNGYALVNWRFKGSEVFFAILIFGSFIPYQVMLYPLVMITRELKIFGTLQAVILIHTVFGMPILTLLFRNYFASLPQELFKAARVDGAGFWRIFFEIMLPMSLPIFVVALILQITGIWNDFLFGVVFAGTQNYPMTVQLNNIVNSAQGTPEYNVNMAATVLTGLVPLTVYFVSGKWFVRGVAAGAVKG, from the coding sequence ATGGCGGGCTCACCGTCCGTCGCCAATGACGACGTGGTGGAAGCCCGGGGCCCGCGCCCCAAACCCTTCTTCACTCCCAAGAAGATCATGCTCTATACGGCGCTTGTCTTCTTCTCGCTCTACTACCTGTTTCCGCTGTACGTGATGCTCACCACATCGCTCAAAACCATGCCGGAAATCCGCTTCGGCAACATCTTTGCCCTGCCGCAGGCGCCCAATTTCGATGCCTGGGTCAAAGCCTGGACCAGTGCCTGCACCGGTCTCAACTGCCAGGGCCTGTCGCCGGGCTTCTGGAACTCGGTCAAGATCACCATCCCGTCCACCATTGTCTCGATCTTCATCGCGGCGGTGAACGGCTATGCCCTGGTCAACTGGCGCTTCAAGGGTTCAGAAGTCTTTTTCGCCATCCTCATCTTCGGCTCGTTCATTCCCTACCAGGTGATGCTCTATCCGCTGGTGATGATCACCCGCGAGCTCAAGATTTTCGGCACGCTGCAGGCCGTCATCCTGATCCATACCGTATTCGGCATGCCCATCCTGACACTCCTGTTCCGCAATTACTTCGCGTCATTGCCCCAGGAACTGTTCAAGGCCGCGCGCGTCGACGGGGCAGGGTTCTGGCGCATCTTCTTCGAGATCATGCTGCCCATGTCGCTGCCGATCTTCGTGGTGGCACTGATCCTGCAGATCACCGGCATCTGGAATGACTTCCTGTTCGGCGTCGTCTTTGCGGGAACGCAGAACTATCCGATGACCGTCCAGCTCAACAACATCGTCAACTCGGCCCAGGGCACGCCCGAATACAACGTGAACATGGCCGCCACCGTTCTGACCGGGTTAGTGCCGCTGACGGTCTATTTCGTCTCCGGCAAGTGGTTCGTCCGCGGCGTTGCCGCCGGTGCGGTGAAGGGATAA
- a CDS encoding sugar ABC transporter permease produces MADAAVPAGEATGISTRPSALRKFFLHNLSAKVAAIPMVATVLIVFIGCTIWTIYYSFTNSKLLPTGKFVGFDQYERLFATSRWNVSVWNLVGYGAMSLVFTLVVGFILAILIDQKIRFESAFRTIMLYPFALSFIVTGLVWQWIMNPTLGLQGTLRNLGWTGFTFDWIANPRMVLFALLIAGLWHGTGFCMVLMLAGLRSVDDEVWKAARVDGIPTWRTYISIVLPMMRGVLVTAVVIIGSGIVRLYDLVVALTNGGPGISSEVPAKYVFNYMFSGGNIGQGLAAATMMLLTVLIIMIPWAYLEFGGKGKRT; encoded by the coding sequence ATGGCGGACGCTGCCGTTCCCGCGGGAGAGGCGACCGGGATTTCGACCCGGCCCAGTGCCCTGCGAAAATTCTTCCTTCACAACCTGTCCGCCAAGGTCGCGGCCATTCCAATGGTTGCCACGGTGCTGATCGTCTTCATCGGCTGCACCATCTGGACGATCTACTACTCCTTCACCAACTCCAAGCTCCTGCCGACCGGCAAGTTTGTCGGCTTCGACCAGTATGAGCGCCTCTTCGCCACCTCGCGCTGGAACGTCTCGGTGTGGAACCTGGTGGGCTATGGCGCCATGTCGCTGGTCTTCACCCTCGTTGTCGGCTTCATCCTGGCCATCCTGATCGACCAGAAGATCCGCTTCGAAAGCGCCTTCCGCACGATTATGCTCTATCCCTTTGCCCTCAGCTTCATCGTGACGGGCCTGGTCTGGCAGTGGATCATGAATCCGACGCTGGGCCTGCAGGGCACCCTGCGCAACCTGGGCTGGACCGGCTTCACCTTCGACTGGATCGCCAATCCGCGCATGGTGCTTTTTGCGCTGCTGATTGCCGGCCTCTGGCATGGCACGGGCTTTTGCATGGTCCTGATGCTGGCGGGTCTGCGCAGCGTCGATGACGAGGTCTGGAAAGCCGCGCGCGTCGACGGCATCCCCACCTGGCGCACCTATATTTCCATCGTGCTGCCCATGATGCGTGGCGTGCTGGTCACGGCCGTGGTCATCATCGGTTCGGGCATCGTCCGCCTCTACGATCTGGTGGTCGCCCTGACCAATGGCGGACCGGGCATTTCCTCGGAAGTGCCGGCCAAATACGTCTTCAACTACATGTTCTCGGGCGGCAATATCGGTCAGGGCCTTGCGGCCGCGACCATGATGCTTCTCACGGTCCTCATCATCATGATCCCGTGGGCCTATCTCGAATTTGGCGGCAAGGGGAAACGCACATGA
- a CDS encoding ABC transporter substrate-binding protein, with amino-acid sequence MKKFTLVATMATALLGSTAVMAADLEVTHWWTSAGEAAAVAEFARVFEEETGNTWVDSALAGSGTGANPVIISRIIGGDPMGATQMNTGRDAEELIQAGLIRDLTPIVEEMGGLDFYADQSLLEPCTYDGKIYCFPVNIHSWDWLWLSTAAYEKIGEPVPKDWNEYVASWPKLEEAGILPFGLATGWPFTGIPGVLMAAIGGEDLTLAINRDKDAEAVRGPEFRKVAEALDGLRKVISPDTMVPSFGDVGNQLLEGTAAGNIHGDWLQGDLQVAGGVPGENYECLPALGLGDKLTGGGDSFFFPVLPEGTDQAVIDAQTELAKIVISPEAQLAFNLKKGSMPIRTDIDLSGANACMTKALGLLKNGLLPSGDFALSSDTQQQMQDLNIEFLDDDNITVDDYIERYASIIESAD; translated from the coding sequence ATGAAGAAGTTTACGCTGGTTGCCACCATGGCAACCGCTCTGCTCGGCTCGACTGCTGTCATGGCAGCTGACCTTGAAGTGACGCATTGGTGGACCTCGGCCGGTGAAGCCGCCGCTGTCGCCGAATTCGCTCGCGTCTTCGAGGAAGAGACCGGCAACACCTGGGTCGATAGCGCGCTGGCCGGCTCCGGCACCGGCGCCAACCCGGTGATCATCAGCCGCATCATCGGCGGTGATCCGATGGGCGCCACCCAGATGAATACCGGCCGCGACGCCGAAGAACTCATCCAGGCCGGCCTGATCCGCGACCTGACCCCGATCGTCGAGGAAATGGGCGGCCTCGACTTCTACGCCGACCAGTCGCTGCTCGAGCCTTGCACCTATGACGGCAAGATCTACTGCTTCCCGGTCAATATCCACTCGTGGGACTGGCTGTGGCTCTCGACCGCTGCCTACGAAAAGATCGGCGAACCCGTTCCCAAGGACTGGAACGAATATGTCGCCTCCTGGCCCAAGCTTGAAGAAGCCGGCATCCTGCCCTTCGGTCTGGCAACCGGCTGGCCATTCACCGGCATCCCGGGCGTCCTGATGGCCGCTATCGGCGGTGAAGACCTGACGCTCGCCATCAACCGCGACAAGGATGCCGAAGCCGTCCGTGGCCCCGAATTCCGCAAGGTTGCCGAGGCCCTCGACGGCCTGCGCAAGGTGATCTCGCCTGATACCATGGTCCCGTCCTTCGGTGACGTCGGCAACCAGCTGCTTGAAGGCACTGCAGCCGGCAACATCCATGGCGACTGGCTGCAGGGTGACTTGCAGGTTGCCGGCGGCGTCCCCGGTGAAAACTACGAATGTCTGCCCGCTCTCGGCCTCGGCGACAAGCTGACCGGCGGTGGCGACAGCTTCTTCTTCCCGGTCCTGCCTGAAGGCACCGACCAGGCTGTCATCGATGCGCAGACCGAGCTGGCCAAGATCGTCATCTCGCCCGAAGCCCAGCTTGCCTTCAACCTCAAGAAGGGCTCCATGCCGATCCGCACCGACATCGACCTGTCGGGTGCCAATGCCTGCATGACCAAGGCTCTCGGCCTGCTCAAGAACGGCCTGCTCCCCTCGGGTGACTTCGCCCTCTCCAGCGACACCCAGCAGCAGATGCAGGATCTCAACATCGAGTTCCTCGACGACGACAACATCACGGTCGACGACTACATCGAGCGCTATGCCTCGATCATCGAGTCCGCCGACTAA
- a CDS encoding LacI family DNA-binding transcriptional regulator has product MNLVKTTVTIQDVARFSGVSTATVSRALSAPDRVSEGTRARVDEAVRVTGYTPNQSARSLRQRTARTILVALPDIRNSFFSVILDSIEREAASRGYGVLVANRFSDDPGRRMRDYFLSNRVDGLLLFDGAVDLAQLMMLTGAPAPVPLVVACEEIPQAPFHTVKTDNEYAAQRATRHLIELGHHRIGHVSGPKGNVLTAQRESGFRKAMHEAGLLVAESWMFAGSFEMEAGQVVADRFIALADRPTAVFVANDECAIGFLSGLRRHGLTCPEDVSVISFDDLDIAAHMVPALTTMRQPREALGRIAAGALIDVIEGQSRSRLPMNMVLSSELIVRGSTAAPRCSQNNRG; this is encoded by the coding sequence ATGAACCTGGTCAAGACGACCGTTACGATTCAAGATGTTGCGCGCTTTTCCGGAGTTTCCACTGCAACTGTCAGCCGCGCCCTGTCGGCTCCTGACAGGGTCAGCGAGGGCACGCGTGCGCGCGTCGACGAAGCCGTTCGCGTGACCGGCTATACGCCGAACCAATCGGCGCGCTCGTTGCGACAAAGAACAGCCCGCACTATCCTCGTGGCGCTGCCCGATATTCGCAATTCCTTCTTCTCGGTGATCCTCGATTCTATCGAACGCGAGGCGGCTTCACGCGGCTATGGCGTGCTGGTGGCCAACCGGTTTTCAGATGACCCCGGACGGCGCATGCGGGACTATTTTCTATCCAATCGTGTCGACGGGTTGCTGCTGTTCGACGGCGCGGTCGATCTGGCACAATTGATGATGCTGACTGGCGCCCCTGCCCCGGTGCCGCTGGTGGTCGCGTGCGAGGAAATCCCACAAGCGCCATTTCATACCGTCAAGACCGACAACGAATATGCGGCGCAACGGGCCACGCGGCATCTGATCGAACTGGGGCATCATCGGATCGGTCACGTCAGCGGACCGAAGGGCAATGTCCTTACCGCGCAGCGCGAATCGGGCTTTCGCAAGGCCATGCACGAAGCCGGGTTACTCGTGGCGGAGAGCTGGATGTTTGCAGGGTCGTTCGAGATGGAGGCTGGCCAGGTCGTGGCTGACCGGTTCATCGCCCTGGCCGACCGTCCAACCGCGGTATTCGTGGCCAATGACGAATGCGCCATCGGCTTTCTTTCCGGGCTCCGACGGCATGGGCTCACCTGCCCCGAGGATGTGTCCGTGATCTCGTTCGACGATCTCGACATTGCGGCCCATATGGTGCCAGCGCTGACCACGATGCGGCAGCCACGGGAGGCTCTGGGCAGGATCGCGGCAGGCGCGCTGATCGATGTCATCGAGGGACAAAGCCGGAGCCGGCTTCCGATGAATATGGTGCTGAGTTCCGAACTGATCGTTAGGGGCAGCACGGCCGCGCCACGCTGTTCACAAAACAATCGCGGCTGA
- a CDS encoding Crp/Fnr family transcriptional regulator yields the protein MLDMVTSQRGRIVAAREDVVRIGDRVQAINLIASGWACRYRMLPDGRRQIVSLILPGDICDLNIFVIQRMDLSIGAISEVGLREISREGLETMLTAHPRVRQALWWEQLVANSIQREWTVTLGQRTALERIAHLFCEIFTRLKLVGLTDGDSCELPLTQIDLGEITGLSAVHVNRTLQELRSTGLVVLRSRMLTIPNFGNLADAGLFDPGYLHLDHVGRHLDATE from the coding sequence ATGCTGGATATGGTTACATCCCAGCGGGGCCGCATCGTCGCCGCACGGGAGGATGTCGTACGCATCGGCGACCGGGTACAGGCGATCAATCTGATCGCCAGCGGCTGGGCCTGCCGTTATCGCATGCTGCCCGACGGGCGCCGACAGATCGTGTCATTGATTCTGCCCGGCGATATTTGCGACCTCAATATCTTCGTCATCCAGCGCATGGACCTCTCCATTGGCGCGATTTCTGAAGTCGGCCTGCGCGAAATCTCGAGGGAGGGCCTGGAGACAATGCTGACCGCTCATCCCCGTGTCCGCCAGGCGCTGTGGTGGGAACAGCTGGTGGCCAATTCGATCCAGCGCGAGTGGACGGTCACCCTGGGCCAGCGCACGGCACTGGAGCGCATTGCCCATCTGTTCTGCGAAATCTTCACCAGGCTCAAGCTGGTCGGGCTCACAGATGGCGACAGCTGTGAACTGCCGCTGACCCAGATCGATCTTGGCGAGATCACCGGCCTCTCTGCCGTGCATGTCAATCGTACGCTGCAGGAATTGCGCTCGACCGGCCTCGTCGTGCTCCGGAGCCGGATGCTGACCATTCCGAATTTCGGCAACCTGGCCGATGCCGGTCTGTTCGACCCGGGGTATCTGCATCTGGATCATGTCGGTCGCCATCTCGACGCCACCGAATAG